The following proteins are encoded in a genomic region of Hippopotamus amphibius kiboko isolate mHipAmp2 chromosome 8, mHipAmp2.hap2, whole genome shotgun sequence:
- the ARVCF gene encoding splicing regulator ARVCF isoform X2, translating to MPAELRQEQSPGSQASLAAMPEAPEVLEETVTVEEDPGTPTSHVSIVTSEDGTTRRTETKVTKTVKTVTTRTVRQVPVGPDGLPLLDGGPPPGPFADGAPDRHFLLRGGGPAAALSRARLAGFPDEPRAAPGYGSLPRGPGVRPPRGGAPGPGDGRFTLPGRREPFPAGPEPGPPAGRSQPERFQAEPYGLEDDARSLAADDEGGPELEPDYGTAARRRPDCARGLRPRAYEDVADDGGELMEERPPFLAATAPLAQPERGSLGSLDRAVRRSPSVDSARKEPRWRDPELPEVLAMLRHPVDPVKANAAAYLQHLCFENEGVKRRVRQLRGLPQLVALLDHPRAEVRRRACGALRNLSYGRDADNKAAIRDCGGVPALVRLLRVARDSEVRELVTGTLWNLSSYEPLKMVIIDHGLQTLTSEVIVPHSGWEPEPNEDSKPRDAEWTTVFRNTSGCLRNVSSDGAEARRRLRECEGLVDALLHALQSAVGRKDTDNKSVENCVCIVRNLSYHVHKEVPGAGRYQEAEPAPPGGAVSAQRRRREDAGCFGGKKAKGKKDGEMDQNFDTLDLPKRTEAARGFELLYQPEVVRLYLSLLTESRNFNTLEAAAGALQNLSAGNWVWATYIRATVRKERGLPVLVELLQSETDKVVRAVAIALRNLSLDRRNKDLIGSYAMAELVRNVRSAQAPARPGAGLEEDTVVAVLNTIHEIVSDSLDNARSLLQARGVPALVALGASSQSAREAKAASHVLQTVWSYKELRGALQRDGWTKARFQSAAANAKGPKAAPSPGGLDDSTRPLADRGLDSEKPGSQDVIPMEALGPESPPASTPQTATPPLTKGSAGLEAVTLQGRPLRRNRGTPSPAGRLLLPGPAGPRSGWWTLRGTLSLSLLTPGSSLHAWAWAQPFALRVWSQKKGARGRTARQPAQTPPWSWEPAGGWGGPRPSPWSRGFWTRLPCRPRSPRLTPGRGRLLTWCCVRVGARRGRPRDPAAGRGGGSAQGA from the exons ATGCCGGCCGAACTCAGACAG GAGCAGAGCCCCGGCAGCCAGGCCTCACTGGCCGCGATGCCAGAGGCACCCGAGGTGCTGGAGGAGACAGTGACGGTGGAAGAGGACCCcggcacccccacctcccacgtGTCCATCGTGACATCCGAAGACGGCACCACTCGGCGCACCGAGACCAAG GTCACCAAGACGGTCAAGACCGTGACCACGCGAACGGTGCGCCAGGTGCCCGTGGGCCCCGACGGCCTCCCGCTGCTGGACGGCGGCCCCCCGCCGGGCCCCTTCGCCGACGGCGCCCCGGACCGGCACTTCCTGCTGCGCGGGGGCGGCCCGGCCGCCGCGCTCTCCCGCGCCCGCCTCGCCGGCTTTCCCGACGagccccgcgccgcccccggcTACGGCAGCCTGCCCCGCGGGCCGGGCGTGCGGCCCCCACGCGGAGGCGCCCCGGGCCCCGGCGACGGCCGCTTCACGCTGCCCGGCCGCCGGGAGCCCTTCCCCGCGGGCCCCGAGCCTGGGCCGCCGGCCGGCCGCTCCCAACCCGAGCGCTTCCAGGCGGAGCCGTATGGCCTGGAGGACGACGCTCGCAGCCTGGCCGCGGACGACGAGGGGGGCCCGGAGCTGGAGCCGGACTACGGCACCGCCGCGCGGAGGAGGCCGGACTGCGCGCGGGGCCTGCGCCCCAG GGCCTACGAGGACGTGGCGGATGATGGCGGCGAGCTGATGGAGGAGCGGCCCCCCTTCCTGGCCGCGACTGCACCCCTGGCCCAGCCGGAACGCGGCAGCCTGGGCAGCCTGGACCGGGCGGTGCGGCGCTCCCCCTCGGTGGACAGTGCCCGCAAGGAGCCGCGCTGGCGGGACCCCGAGCTGCCCGAGGTGCTGGCCATGCTGCGGCACCCCGTGGACCCCGTGAAGGCCAACGCGGCCGCCTACCTGCAGCACCTGTGCTTCGAGAACGAGGGCGTCAAGCGCCGCGTGCGACAGCTGCGGGGGCTGCCACAGCTCGTGGCTCTGCTGGACCACCCGCGGGCGGAGGTGCGGCGCCGGGCCTGCGGGGCGCTGCGCAACCTCTCCTACGGCCGGGATGCGGACAACAAGGCCGCCATCCGGGACTGCGGCGGCGTGCCCGCCCTGGTGCGCCTGCTGCGGGTTGCCCGGGACAGCGAGGTCCGCGAGCTCGTCACAG GCACCCTCTGGAACCTGTCGTCCTACGAGCCCCTGAAGATGGTCATCATTGACCACGGCCTGCAGACGCTGACCAGCGAGGTCATTGTGCCGCACTCGGGCTGGGAGCCAGAGCCCAACGAGGACTCCAAGCCTCGGGACGCCGAGTGGACGACTGTCTTCAGGAACACGTCGGGCTGCTTGAG GAACGTGAGCTCGGATGGTGCAGAGGCCAGGCGGCGACTCCGTGAGTGTGAGGGGCTGGTGGACGCACTCCTGCACGCCCTGCAGTCGGCCGTGGGCAGAAAGGACACGGACAACAAG TCGGTGGAGAACTGCGTGTGCATCGTGCGGAACCTCTCCTACCACGTGCACAAGGAGGTGCCGGGGGCCGGCAGGTACCAGGAGGCCGAGCCTGCGCCCCCAGGCGGTGCCGTGAGCGCCCAGCGCCGGAGGAGGGAGGACGCCGGATGCTTTGGTGGCAAGAAGGCCAAAG GGAAGAAGGATGGTGAGATGGACCAGAACTTTGACACTCTGGACTTGCCCAAGCGGACGGAGGCCGCCAGAG GCTTTGAGCTCCTGTACCAGCCCGAGGTGGTGCGCCTCTACCTGTCCCTCCTGACGGAGAGCCGGAACTTCAACACCCTGGAGGCCGCGGCCGGCGCCCTGCAGAACCTCAGCGCCGGCAACTGGGTG TGGGCCACGTACATCCGCGCCACGGTGCGCAAGGAGCGCGGGCTGCCGGTGCTGGTGGAGCTGCTGCAGTCGGAGACCGACAAGGTGGTGCGCGCCGTCGCCATCGCCCTGCGCAACCTCTCGCTGGACCGGCGCAACAAGGACCTCATCG ggaGCTACGCCATGGCCGAGCTCGTGCGAAACGTGCGCAGCGCGCAGGCGCCCGCGCGGCCCGGGGCCGGTCTGGAGGAGGACACGGTGGTGGCCGTGCTCAACACCATCCACGAGATCGTGTCCGACAGCCTGGACAACGCGCGCTCGCTGCTGCAGGCCCGCGGCGTGCCCGCGCTGGTGGCGCTCGGCGCCTCCAG CCAATCGGCGCGCGAGGCGAAGGCCGCGTCCCACGTGCTGCAGACGGTGTGGAGTTACAAGGAGCTGCGTGGAGCCCTACAGAGGGACGGCTGGACCAAGGCGCGCTTCCAG TCGGCCGCCGCTAACGCCAAGGGCCCTAAGGCAGCACCGAGTCCCGGAGGCTTGGACGACAGCACGCGGCCGCTGGCGGACAGGGGCCTGG ACAGCGAGAAGCCAGGCAGCCAGGACGTGATCCCCATGGAGGCACTCGGCCCAG AGTCCCCTCCGGCCTCCACCCCGCAGACGGCTACTCCACCGTTGACCAAAGGGAGCGCAGGGCTCGAGGCAGTGACCCTGCAGGGGAGACCTCTGAGAAGGAACCGTGGAAC CCCGAGCCCGGCAGGAAGGCTCCTCCTCCCGGGCCCAGCAGGCCCGCGGTCAGGCTGGTGGACGCTGCGGGGGACTCTAAGCCTCAGCCTGTTGACTCCTGGGTCTAGCTTGCATGCCTG gGCCTGGGCCCAGCCGTTTGCTCTTAGGGTCTGGTCTCAGAAGAAGGGAGCTCGGGGAAGGACCGCCAGGCAGCCTGCGCAGACCCCGCCGTGGAGCTGGGAGCCCGCCGGCGGCTGGGGTGGGCCGCGCCCCTCTCCCTGGAGCCGCGGGTTCTGGACGCGCCTGCCCTGCCGCCCGCGCTCCCCCCGCCTGACTCCCGGGCGAGGTCGTTTACTGACGTGGTGCTGTGTGCGCGTGGGAGCCCGGCGGGGGCGGCCCCGGGACCCTGCAGCAGGGCGAGGAGGGGGCTCGGCTCAGGGAGCCTGA
- the ARVCF gene encoding splicing regulator ARVCF isoform X3 encodes MPAELRQEQSPGSQASLAAMPEAPEVLEETVTVEEDPGTPTSHVSIVTSEDGTTRRTETKVTKTVKTVTTRTVRQVPVGPDGLPLLDGGPPPGPFADGAPDRHFLLRGGGPAAALSRARLAGFPDEPRAAPGYGSLPRGPGVRPPRGGAPGPGDGRFTLPGRREPFPAGPEPGPPAGRSQPERFQAEPYGLEDDARSLAADDEGGPELEPDYGTAARRRPDCARGLRPRAYEDVADDGGELMEERPPFLAATAPLAQPERGSLGSLDRAVRRSPSVDSARKEPRWRDPELPEVLAMLRHPVDPVKANAAAYLQHLCFENEGVKRRVRQLRGLPQLVALLDHPRAEVRRRACGALRNLSYGRDADNKAAIRDCGGVPALVRLLRVARDSEVRELVTGTLWNLSSYEPLKMVIIDHGLQTLTSEVIVPHSGWEPEPNEDSKPRDAEWTTVFRNTSGCLRNVSSDGAEARRRLRECEGLVDALLHALQSAVGRKDTDNKSVENCVCIVRNLSYHVHKEVPGAGRYQEAEPAPPGGAVSAQRRRREDAGCFGGKKAKGKKDGEMDQNFDTLDLPKRTEAARGFELLYQPEVVRLYLSLLTESRNFNTLEAAAGALQNLSAGNWVWATYIRATVRKERGLPVLVELLQSETDKVVRAVAIALRNLSLDRRNKDLIGSYAMAELVRNVRSAQAPARPGAGLEEDTVVAVLNTIHEIVSDSLDNARSLLQARGVPALVALGASSQSAREAKAASHVLQTVWSYKELRGALQRDGWTKARFQSAAANAKGPKAAPSPGGLDDSTRPLADRGLDSEKPGSQDVIPMEALGPDGYSTVDQRERRARGSDPAGETSEKEPWNPEPGRKAPPPGPSRPAVRLVDAAGDSKPQPVDSWV; translated from the exons ATGCCGGCCGAACTCAGACAG GAGCAGAGCCCCGGCAGCCAGGCCTCACTGGCCGCGATGCCAGAGGCACCCGAGGTGCTGGAGGAGACAGTGACGGTGGAAGAGGACCCcggcacccccacctcccacgtGTCCATCGTGACATCCGAAGACGGCACCACTCGGCGCACCGAGACCAAG GTCACCAAGACGGTCAAGACCGTGACCACGCGAACGGTGCGCCAGGTGCCCGTGGGCCCCGACGGCCTCCCGCTGCTGGACGGCGGCCCCCCGCCGGGCCCCTTCGCCGACGGCGCCCCGGACCGGCACTTCCTGCTGCGCGGGGGCGGCCCGGCCGCCGCGCTCTCCCGCGCCCGCCTCGCCGGCTTTCCCGACGagccccgcgccgcccccggcTACGGCAGCCTGCCCCGCGGGCCGGGCGTGCGGCCCCCACGCGGAGGCGCCCCGGGCCCCGGCGACGGCCGCTTCACGCTGCCCGGCCGCCGGGAGCCCTTCCCCGCGGGCCCCGAGCCTGGGCCGCCGGCCGGCCGCTCCCAACCCGAGCGCTTCCAGGCGGAGCCGTATGGCCTGGAGGACGACGCTCGCAGCCTGGCCGCGGACGACGAGGGGGGCCCGGAGCTGGAGCCGGACTACGGCACCGCCGCGCGGAGGAGGCCGGACTGCGCGCGGGGCCTGCGCCCCAG GGCCTACGAGGACGTGGCGGATGATGGCGGCGAGCTGATGGAGGAGCGGCCCCCCTTCCTGGCCGCGACTGCACCCCTGGCCCAGCCGGAACGCGGCAGCCTGGGCAGCCTGGACCGGGCGGTGCGGCGCTCCCCCTCGGTGGACAGTGCCCGCAAGGAGCCGCGCTGGCGGGACCCCGAGCTGCCCGAGGTGCTGGCCATGCTGCGGCACCCCGTGGACCCCGTGAAGGCCAACGCGGCCGCCTACCTGCAGCACCTGTGCTTCGAGAACGAGGGCGTCAAGCGCCGCGTGCGACAGCTGCGGGGGCTGCCACAGCTCGTGGCTCTGCTGGACCACCCGCGGGCGGAGGTGCGGCGCCGGGCCTGCGGGGCGCTGCGCAACCTCTCCTACGGCCGGGATGCGGACAACAAGGCCGCCATCCGGGACTGCGGCGGCGTGCCCGCCCTGGTGCGCCTGCTGCGGGTTGCCCGGGACAGCGAGGTCCGCGAGCTCGTCACAG GCACCCTCTGGAACCTGTCGTCCTACGAGCCCCTGAAGATGGTCATCATTGACCACGGCCTGCAGACGCTGACCAGCGAGGTCATTGTGCCGCACTCGGGCTGGGAGCCAGAGCCCAACGAGGACTCCAAGCCTCGGGACGCCGAGTGGACGACTGTCTTCAGGAACACGTCGGGCTGCTTGAG GAACGTGAGCTCGGATGGTGCAGAGGCCAGGCGGCGACTCCGTGAGTGTGAGGGGCTGGTGGACGCACTCCTGCACGCCCTGCAGTCGGCCGTGGGCAGAAAGGACACGGACAACAAG TCGGTGGAGAACTGCGTGTGCATCGTGCGGAACCTCTCCTACCACGTGCACAAGGAGGTGCCGGGGGCCGGCAGGTACCAGGAGGCCGAGCCTGCGCCCCCAGGCGGTGCCGTGAGCGCCCAGCGCCGGAGGAGGGAGGACGCCGGATGCTTTGGTGGCAAGAAGGCCAAAG GGAAGAAGGATGGTGAGATGGACCAGAACTTTGACACTCTGGACTTGCCCAAGCGGACGGAGGCCGCCAGAG GCTTTGAGCTCCTGTACCAGCCCGAGGTGGTGCGCCTCTACCTGTCCCTCCTGACGGAGAGCCGGAACTTCAACACCCTGGAGGCCGCGGCCGGCGCCCTGCAGAACCTCAGCGCCGGCAACTGGGTG TGGGCCACGTACATCCGCGCCACGGTGCGCAAGGAGCGCGGGCTGCCGGTGCTGGTGGAGCTGCTGCAGTCGGAGACCGACAAGGTGGTGCGCGCCGTCGCCATCGCCCTGCGCAACCTCTCGCTGGACCGGCGCAACAAGGACCTCATCG ggaGCTACGCCATGGCCGAGCTCGTGCGAAACGTGCGCAGCGCGCAGGCGCCCGCGCGGCCCGGGGCCGGTCTGGAGGAGGACACGGTGGTGGCCGTGCTCAACACCATCCACGAGATCGTGTCCGACAGCCTGGACAACGCGCGCTCGCTGCTGCAGGCCCGCGGCGTGCCCGCGCTGGTGGCGCTCGGCGCCTCCAG CCAATCGGCGCGCGAGGCGAAGGCCGCGTCCCACGTGCTGCAGACGGTGTGGAGTTACAAGGAGCTGCGTGGAGCCCTACAGAGGGACGGCTGGACCAAGGCGCGCTTCCAG TCGGCCGCCGCTAACGCCAAGGGCCCTAAGGCAGCACCGAGTCCCGGAGGCTTGGACGACAGCACGCGGCCGCTGGCGGACAGGGGCCTGG ACAGCGAGAAGCCAGGCAGCCAGGACGTGATCCCCATGGAGGCACTCGGCCCAG ACGGCTACTCCACCGTTGACCAAAGGGAGCGCAGGGCTCGAGGCAGTGACCCTGCAGGGGAGACCTCTGAGAAGGAACCGTGGAAC CCCGAGCCCGGCAGGAAGGCTCCTCCTCCCGGGCCCAGCAGGCCCGCGGTCAGGCTGGTGGACGCTGCGGGGGACTCTAAGCCTCAGCCTGTTGACTCCTGGGTCTAG
- the ARVCF gene encoding splicing regulator ARVCF isoform X1 encodes MEDCNVHSAASILASVKEQEARFERLTRALEQERRHVALQLERAQQPGVGSGGVGTGQPLSMAWQQLVLQEQSPGSQASLAAMPEAPEVLEETVTVEEDPGTPTSHVSIVTSEDGTTRRTETKVTKTVKTVTTRTVRQVPVGPDGLPLLDGGPPPGPFADGAPDRHFLLRGGGPAAALSRARLAGFPDEPRAAPGYGSLPRGPGVRPPRGGAPGPGDGRFTLPGRREPFPAGPEPGPPAGRSQPERFQAEPYGLEDDARSLAADDEGGPELEPDYGTAARRRPDCARGLRPRAYEDVADDGGELMEERPPFLAATAPLAQPERGSLGSLDRAVRRSPSVDSARKEPRWRDPELPEVLAMLRHPVDPVKANAAAYLQHLCFENEGVKRRVRQLRGLPQLVALLDHPRAEVRRRACGALRNLSYGRDADNKAAIRDCGGVPALVRLLRVARDSEVRELVTGTLWNLSSYEPLKMVIIDHGLQTLTSEVIVPHSGWEPEPNEDSKPRDAEWTTVFRNTSGCLRNVSSDGAEARRRLRECEGLVDALLHALQSAVGRKDTDNKSVENCVCIVRNLSYHVHKEVPGAGRYQEAEPAPPGGAVSAQRRRREDAGCFGGKKAKEEWFHQGKKDGEMDQNFDTLDLPKRTEAARGFELLYQPEVVRLYLSLLTESRNFNTLEAAAGALQNLSAGNWVWATYIRATVRKERGLPVLVELLQSETDKVVRAVAIALRNLSLDRRNKDLIGSYAMAELVRNVRSAQAPARPGAGLEEDTVVAVLNTIHEIVSDSLDNARSLLQARGVPALVALGASSQSAREAKAASHVLQTVWSYKELRGALQRDGWTKARFQSAAANAKGPKAAPSPGGLDDSTRPLADRGLDSEKPGSQDVIPMEALGPDGYSTVDQRERRARGSDPAGETSEKEPWNPEPGRKAPPPGPSRPAVRLVDAAGDSKPQPVDSWV; translated from the exons GAGCAGAGCCCCGGCAGCCAGGCCTCACTGGCCGCGATGCCAGAGGCACCCGAGGTGCTGGAGGAGACAGTGACGGTGGAAGAGGACCCcggcacccccacctcccacgtGTCCATCGTGACATCCGAAGACGGCACCACTCGGCGCACCGAGACCAAG GTCACCAAGACGGTCAAGACCGTGACCACGCGAACGGTGCGCCAGGTGCCCGTGGGCCCCGACGGCCTCCCGCTGCTGGACGGCGGCCCCCCGCCGGGCCCCTTCGCCGACGGCGCCCCGGACCGGCACTTCCTGCTGCGCGGGGGCGGCCCGGCCGCCGCGCTCTCCCGCGCCCGCCTCGCCGGCTTTCCCGACGagccccgcgccgcccccggcTACGGCAGCCTGCCCCGCGGGCCGGGCGTGCGGCCCCCACGCGGAGGCGCCCCGGGCCCCGGCGACGGCCGCTTCACGCTGCCCGGCCGCCGGGAGCCCTTCCCCGCGGGCCCCGAGCCTGGGCCGCCGGCCGGCCGCTCCCAACCCGAGCGCTTCCAGGCGGAGCCGTATGGCCTGGAGGACGACGCTCGCAGCCTGGCCGCGGACGACGAGGGGGGCCCGGAGCTGGAGCCGGACTACGGCACCGCCGCGCGGAGGAGGCCGGACTGCGCGCGGGGCCTGCGCCCCAG GGCCTACGAGGACGTGGCGGATGATGGCGGCGAGCTGATGGAGGAGCGGCCCCCCTTCCTGGCCGCGACTGCACCCCTGGCCCAGCCGGAACGCGGCAGCCTGGGCAGCCTGGACCGGGCGGTGCGGCGCTCCCCCTCGGTGGACAGTGCCCGCAAGGAGCCGCGCTGGCGGGACCCCGAGCTGCCCGAGGTGCTGGCCATGCTGCGGCACCCCGTGGACCCCGTGAAGGCCAACGCGGCCGCCTACCTGCAGCACCTGTGCTTCGAGAACGAGGGCGTCAAGCGCCGCGTGCGACAGCTGCGGGGGCTGCCACAGCTCGTGGCTCTGCTGGACCACCCGCGGGCGGAGGTGCGGCGCCGGGCCTGCGGGGCGCTGCGCAACCTCTCCTACGGCCGGGATGCGGACAACAAGGCCGCCATCCGGGACTGCGGCGGCGTGCCCGCCCTGGTGCGCCTGCTGCGGGTTGCCCGGGACAGCGAGGTCCGCGAGCTCGTCACAG GCACCCTCTGGAACCTGTCGTCCTACGAGCCCCTGAAGATGGTCATCATTGACCACGGCCTGCAGACGCTGACCAGCGAGGTCATTGTGCCGCACTCGGGCTGGGAGCCAGAGCCCAACGAGGACTCCAAGCCTCGGGACGCCGAGTGGACGACTGTCTTCAGGAACACGTCGGGCTGCTTGAG GAACGTGAGCTCGGATGGTGCAGAGGCCAGGCGGCGACTCCGTGAGTGTGAGGGGCTGGTGGACGCACTCCTGCACGCCCTGCAGTCGGCCGTGGGCAGAAAGGACACGGACAACAAG TCGGTGGAGAACTGCGTGTGCATCGTGCGGAACCTCTCCTACCACGTGCACAAGGAGGTGCCGGGGGCCGGCAGGTACCAGGAGGCCGAGCCTGCGCCCCCAGGCGGTGCCGTGAGCGCCCAGCGCCGGAGGAGGGAGGACGCCGGATGCTTTGGTGGCAAGAAGGCCAAAG AAGAGTGGTTCCATCAAG GGAAGAAGGATGGTGAGATGGACCAGAACTTTGACACTCTGGACTTGCCCAAGCGGACGGAGGCCGCCAGAG GCTTTGAGCTCCTGTACCAGCCCGAGGTGGTGCGCCTCTACCTGTCCCTCCTGACGGAGAGCCGGAACTTCAACACCCTGGAGGCCGCGGCCGGCGCCCTGCAGAACCTCAGCGCCGGCAACTGGGTG TGGGCCACGTACATCCGCGCCACGGTGCGCAAGGAGCGCGGGCTGCCGGTGCTGGTGGAGCTGCTGCAGTCGGAGACCGACAAGGTGGTGCGCGCCGTCGCCATCGCCCTGCGCAACCTCTCGCTGGACCGGCGCAACAAGGACCTCATCG ggaGCTACGCCATGGCCGAGCTCGTGCGAAACGTGCGCAGCGCGCAGGCGCCCGCGCGGCCCGGGGCCGGTCTGGAGGAGGACACGGTGGTGGCCGTGCTCAACACCATCCACGAGATCGTGTCCGACAGCCTGGACAACGCGCGCTCGCTGCTGCAGGCCCGCGGCGTGCCCGCGCTGGTGGCGCTCGGCGCCTCCAG CCAATCGGCGCGCGAGGCGAAGGCCGCGTCCCACGTGCTGCAGACGGTGTGGAGTTACAAGGAGCTGCGTGGAGCCCTACAGAGGGACGGCTGGACCAAGGCGCGCTTCCAG TCGGCCGCCGCTAACGCCAAGGGCCCTAAGGCAGCACCGAGTCCCGGAGGCTTGGACGACAGCACGCGGCCGCTGGCGGACAGGGGCCTGG ACAGCGAGAAGCCAGGCAGCCAGGACGTGATCCCCATGGAGGCACTCGGCCCAG ACGGCTACTCCACCGTTGACCAAAGGGAGCGCAGGGCTCGAGGCAGTGACCCTGCAGGGGAGACCTCTGAGAAGGAACCGTGGAAC CCCGAGCCCGGCAGGAAGGCTCCTCCTCCCGGGCCCAGCAGGCCCGCGGTCAGGCTGGTGGACGCTGCGGGGGACTCTAAGCCTCAGCCTGTTGACTCCTGGGTCTAG